From a region of the Leptospira montravelensis genome:
- the arsS gene encoding arsenosugar biosynthesis radical SAM (seleno)protein ArsS (Some members of this family are selenoproteins.), protein METQEQLSTLQSFSGKKFSDSVGHSIHARSLKIFQINVGKWCNQACRHCHVDASPIRTEMMDKATIDLCLEIIEKTPGIETVDITGGAPEGNPHFKDLVLGAKKLGKRLIDRCNLTILEEPGFDWLYEFLASNQVEVVSSLPSFIESTTDNQRGKGVYQKSITALKKLNDLGYGTKLPLNLVYNPNGLFLGSGQSVLEREYKETLEKKYGIVFNQLFCINNLPISRFLGALVRGGKFEMYMETLANAYNSATVEGLMCLDQISVGYDGSVYDCDFNQMLDLKSQNVKHIKDFDLPSYLNREIVVANHCYGCTAGAGSSCGGEIV, encoded by the coding sequence CAAGGTCTCTAAAGATCTTTCAGATTAATGTCGGCAAGTGGTGTAACCAAGCTTGTCGGCATTGCCATGTAGATGCGTCTCCGATTCGAACCGAGATGATGGACAAGGCCACAATTGATTTGTGTTTGGAAATCATCGAAAAAACTCCGGGCATTGAAACTGTAGATATCACGGGTGGTGCCCCAGAAGGAAATCCGCATTTTAAGGATTTAGTTTTGGGTGCGAAAAAACTGGGGAAACGATTGATTGATCGTTGTAACTTAACTATCCTTGAAGAACCAGGTTTTGATTGGTTGTATGAATTTTTAGCATCCAATCAGGTGGAAGTTGTATCCTCGTTACCTTCATTCATTGAAAGTACGACGGATAACCAAAGAGGAAAAGGGGTTTATCAAAAGTCTATTACCGCATTAAAGAAGTTAAATGACCTTGGTTATGGAACCAAACTTCCTTTAAATTTAGTTTATAATCCTAATGGTTTATTTTTAGGTTCAGGACAATCTGTTTTAGAAAGAGAATACAAAGAAACTTTGGAAAAAAAATACGGAATTGTATTCAACCAATTGTTTTGTATCAATAACCTTCCGATCAGTCGATTTTTAGGAGCACTAGTTCGTGGTGGTAAGTTTGAAATGTATATGGAAACTTTAGCCAATGCTTACAATTCTGCAACAGTGGAAGGACTTATGTGTTTGGATCAAATTTCCGTTGGTTATGATGGTTCTGTGTATGATTGTGATTTCAACCAAATGTTAGATTTGAAATCACAAAACGTAAAACATATTAAGGATTTCGATTTGCCATCATACCTTAACAGAGAAATCGTAGTAGCAAATCATTGTTATGGGTGTACTGCAGGAGCGGGATCCAGTTGTGGTGGGGAGATTGTTTAG
- the map gene encoding type I methionyl aminopeptidase codes for MSIQNEKDLQGILKAGKFVAKVRELLKLLAKPGVSTLELDNAAKEEFDKAGAFSAPKFDYKFPGYTCISTNFEIAHGIPKKETILKDGDLVNIDVSAKLDGYYADTGISFVVGQSNASLQRLCETAIEGTMRATKQAFTGNYLRYIGKEIHSAAVENGFTVIKNLAGHGTGKKLHEEPQVLVYEEKRDQRKLGNGLVLAIESFISTGSQTAYEEEDGWTLVASNRRGELSYVAQCEHTVIVQNGKPIIATL; via the coding sequence ATGTCGATTCAAAATGAAAAAGACCTTCAAGGAATTTTAAAAGCTGGGAAGTTTGTAGCTAAAGTTCGTGAACTTTTAAAACTTCTTGCCAAACCGGGAGTGTCTACTTTGGAACTAGACAACGCCGCCAAAGAGGAATTTGATAAAGCGGGAGCATTTTCTGCACCCAAGTTCGATTATAAATTCCCAGGTTATACTTGTATCAGCACCAATTTTGAAATCGCACATGGAATTCCAAAAAAAGAAACCATCCTAAAGGATGGTGATTTGGTTAATATCGACGTTTCAGCCAAACTAGATGGTTATTATGCGGACACGGGGATTTCTTTTGTTGTGGGTCAGTCCAATGCCTCTCTTCAAAGACTTTGTGAAACAGCCATAGAAGGAACGATGCGAGCCACAAAACAGGCGTTTACTGGAAATTATTTACGATACATTGGAAAAGAAATTCATTCAGCTGCTGTAGAAAATGGATTTACCGTCATTAAAAATTTAGCAGGTCACGGAACGGGTAAAAAACTTCATGAAGAACCGCAAGTTTTGGTTTACGAAGAAAAACGTGACCAAAGAAAACTCGGGAACGGCCTTGTACTTGCGATTGAATCTTTTATTTCTACGGGAAGCCAGACTGCATACGAAGAAGAAGATGGTTGGACACTGGTCGCAAGCAATCGTCGCGGGGAACTCAGTTATGTAGCGCAGTGCGAACACACTGTCATTGTCCAAAACGGAAAACCTATCATCGCCACATTATAA
- a CDS encoding alpha/beta hydrolase codes for MSLEIIESGASPNEAKGIVILWPSTGGNARSFRIRDSELELLGLRLVRFNPPSHGNSKGIYDPKTAISLLDVYLKERGYTNKELYGIGHSGGGAALMMYAKEVPFLKLFLLSPILDSVLSLRFLYESGSIEEFSRLLLLPGVSDLESPNKQILETLSNPRWLVDGNVDHLNVPIQNTRICLDDLSLFLKNLFLPGFVVDTSVIQKRTSYTIFLPKEDTWFPKVYTTRFAKENGLNCIEISEAPDHFFSSTWLTVWKQIKTHLISLQMN; via the coding sequence TTGTCCTTAGAAATCATTGAATCCGGCGCTTCTCCGAACGAGGCGAAAGGGATAGTCATTCTTTGGCCGAGCACAGGTGGCAACGCTAGATCCTTTCGAATTCGTGATAGTGAACTGGAATTACTCGGCCTTAGGCTTGTTCGGTTCAATCCTCCTTCTCATGGAAATTCAAAGGGAATTTATGATCCGAAAACCGCCATATCGTTGTTAGATGTTTATCTAAAAGAACGAGGTTATACAAACAAAGAATTGTATGGGATTGGACATAGTGGGGGCGGAGCAGCTCTTATGATGTATGCCAAAGAAGTTCCCTTTCTAAAATTGTTTTTACTTTCCCCCATTTTGGATAGTGTTCTTAGTCTTCGATTTTTATATGAGTCTGGTTCGATTGAGGAGTTTAGTCGGCTTTTACTTTTACCGGGAGTTTCTGACTTGGAATCTCCCAACAAACAGATATTAGAGACTCTTTCGAACCCTCGGTGGTTAGTAGATGGAAATGTTGATCATCTGAATGTTCCCATCCAAAACACTAGAATTTGTTTAGATGATTTATCTTTGTTTTTAAAGAATCTTTTTTTACCGGGGTTTGTGGTAGATACTTCCGTGATTCAAAAAAGAACTAGTTATACAATCTTTCTTCCCAAAGAGGATACGTGGTTTCCCAAAGTTTACACAACTCGTTTTGCAAAAGAGAACGGATTGAACTGTATTGAAATCTCGGAAGCACCTGACCATTTTTTTTCTTCCACTTGGCTTACGGTCTGGAAACAAATTAAAACCCATTTAATTAGTTTACAAATGAACTAG